In the genome of Nocardia sp. NBC_00416, one region contains:
- a CDS encoding M24 family metallopeptidase → MTAFPAAISAATEIPDLPDRARMRRETGARLRSAMAERGVDAAILLLNNNVVYATGANWPLGDAGLAHVERPVAVVTVDDEWPHLFLPFRAGAAAESELPADHLHPPVYLEFDEGVADFRRTLADLVPAGATFAVDEYTGAMLRARNRLFPGDKPVDAATVIGPAKLIKTPDELSCIRKACRITEEAIVDVHTALAPGQRQIDLSAGFVRRAFELGATATMLDAIWQVMPATKADGVWTKHGDLALPLLTTERELEAGDVLWTDVSITYNGYCSDFGRTWIVGQDPTPRQQAQYRQWRHILDAVLAQIRPGATAAQLGAAATEAAGGRRPWLPHFYISHGIGVSAAEMPMIGTDLGADFDENFVLRPGMVLVLEPVVWEDGTGGYRSEEIVVVTDGGWMPLTDYTYAPYGD, encoded by the coding sequence ATGACCGCTTTCCCCGCCGCGATCAGCGCGGCGACAGAGATACCCGACCTCCCGGACCGCGCCCGCATGCGCCGGGAGACCGGGGCACGCCTGCGTTCGGCCATGGCCGAACGAGGCGTGGACGCGGCGATCCTGCTGCTGAACAACAATGTCGTCTACGCGACCGGCGCGAACTGGCCGCTGGGCGATGCCGGGCTCGCCCATGTCGAGCGGCCGGTCGCGGTGGTGACGGTCGATGACGAATGGCCGCACCTGTTCCTGCCCTTCCGGGCCGGAGCCGCAGCCGAATCCGAGCTGCCCGCGGACCATCTGCATCCGCCGGTCTACCTCGAATTCGACGAAGGGGTAGCCGATTTCCGGCGCACACTGGCGGATCTGGTGCCCGCCGGCGCGACGTTCGCCGTCGACGAGTACACCGGCGCCATGCTGCGGGCCCGCAACCGGTTGTTCCCTGGCGACAAGCCGGTCGACGCCGCTACGGTCATCGGCCCCGCGAAACTGATCAAAACCCCCGACGAACTGTCCTGTATCCGCAAAGCCTGCCGGATCACCGAGGAAGCCATCGTCGATGTGCACACCGCGTTGGCCCCCGGACAGCGGCAGATCGACCTGTCCGCGGGCTTCGTACGGCGCGCGTTCGAACTCGGCGCCACCGCCACCATGCTCGACGCCATCTGGCAGGTCATGCCGGCGACCAAGGCCGACGGCGTCTGGACCAAGCACGGCGATCTCGCGCTACCGCTGCTCACCACCGAGCGAGAACTCGAAGCCGGTGATGTGCTGTGGACCGATGTCAGCATCACCTACAACGGCTACTGCTCGGATTTCGGTCGCACCTGGATAGTCGGGCAGGACCCGACACCCCGCCAGCAGGCGCAATACCGGCAGTGGCGGCACATCCTGGACGCGGTCCTCGCCCAGATCCGCCCCGGCGCCACCGCGGCGCAGCTCGGCGCCGCGGCCACCGAAGCGGCGGGCGGGCGCCGACCCTGGCTCCCGCATTTCTACATATCGCACGGCATCGGCGTGAGCGCCGCCGAGATGCCGATGATCGGCACCGACCTGGGCGCCGATTTCGACGAGAATTTCGTGCTCCGCCCCGGCATGGTGCTGGTCCTCGAACCCGTGGTGTGGGAGGACGGTACCGGCGGCTATCGCAGTGAGGAGATCGTGGTGGTAACCGACGGAGGCTGGATGCCTCTCACCGACTACACCTATGCCCCCTATGGCGACTGA
- a CDS encoding amidohydrolase family protein — protein MPTSPSSAPLYPPQGFGPPKDRQGHAEGALGLPAGTEVFSADNHISLADDIFYERFPEELRDKAPRVWYEEGAYQIGRKGKSFLPGDFSRVLMQYDPLEGSGSTNLEARVADLRADGIEKELAFPNSLLALLFYPDKAVRERCFRIYNEYIAALQERSGGTLYGVGLINWWDPEGARRTLSELKSLGLKTFLLPLSAGKDDDGTVIDYGSTSMIGVWDAIEESGVPVSHHIGESPLSAPCEVNSVVVGMMHNVAPFRELFSKYVFSGIIDRHPGLQIGWFEGGINWVASALQDAEHMNASYRHMYNRPLEHEVRHYWANHMRASFMVDPLGLAIIDQIGVDRVMWSSDYPHNESTFGYSEKSLASVVEAVGPADAARIVSGNIKEFLGV, from the coding sequence ATGCCGACTTCGCCCAGCAGTGCTCCGCTGTACCCCCCGCAGGGGTTCGGCCCGCCGAAGGACCGCCAGGGGCACGCCGAGGGCGCCCTCGGACTCCCCGCCGGCACCGAGGTCTTCTCGGCCGACAACCACATCTCGCTGGCCGACGACATCTTCTACGAACGTTTTCCCGAGGAACTCCGCGACAAAGCCCCCCGGGTGTGGTACGAGGAGGGCGCCTATCAGATCGGCCGCAAGGGAAAGTCGTTCCTGCCCGGCGATTTCAGCCGGGTGCTGATGCAGTACGACCCCCTCGAAGGTTCCGGTAGTACCAACCTCGAGGCGCGGGTCGCGGATCTGCGCGCCGACGGCATCGAGAAGGAGCTGGCGTTTCCCAATTCACTGCTGGCCCTGCTGTTCTACCCGGACAAGGCGGTCCGGGAACGCTGCTTCCGGATCTACAACGAATACATCGCCGCACTGCAGGAGCGGTCCGGCGGCACGCTGTACGGCGTCGGATTGATCAACTGGTGGGATCCCGAAGGCGCACGCCGGACCCTGTCCGAGCTGAAATCGCTGGGTCTCAAGACCTTTCTGCTGCCACTGTCGGCCGGTAAGGACGATGACGGCACCGTCATCGACTACGGCAGCACGTCGATGATCGGCGTCTGGGACGCCATCGAAGAATCGGGCGTGCCGGTCTCGCACCACATCGGCGAATCACCGCTTTCCGCACCGTGTGAAGTCAACAGCGTCGTGGTCGGGATGATGCACAATGTGGCGCCCTTCCGGGAGCTCTTCTCCAAGTACGTCTTCAGCGGGATCATCGACCGGCATCCGGGCCTGCAGATCGGCTGGTTCGAGGGCGGGATCAACTGGGTCGCCTCGGCGCTCCAGGACGCCGAACACATGAACGCGTCGTACCGGCACATGTACAACCGACCGCTGGAACACGAGGTGCGCCACTACTGGGCGAACCATATGCGAGCCTCGTTCATGGTCGACCCGCTGGGCCTGGCCATCATCGACCAGATCGGCGTGGACCGGGTGATGTGGTCGTCGGACTACCCGCACAACGAGAGCACCTTCGGCTACTCGGAGAAATCACTGGCCTCGGTCGTCGAGGCCGTCGGCCCCGCGGACGCCGCCCGCATCGTGAGCGGAAACATCAAGGAATTCCTGGGTGTATAG
- a CDS encoding TetR/AcrR family transcriptional regulator translates to MTAPRPYASLLAKGEDRRQRILAVAQRLLTRNGWRSTTLAQIAGEAGVTSAGLLHHFSSKEQLLHAVLDARDAQDLEDADIGGDLLVEIRKVVTRMEDHPELVGTFVVLLVENLTPEAPLHDRMLDRWHTAVELVVQAIRRGQDSGRYRRDIDPRMRAVEIVAFLNGMEISWLLDRSIPLADVFNGYTESLARDLAAKEM, encoded by the coding sequence ATGACAGCTCCTCGTCCCTATGCCTCACTCCTTGCCAAGGGGGAGGATCGGCGGCAACGGATTCTCGCCGTAGCCCAGCGCCTCCTCACCCGCAACGGCTGGCGCAGCACCACTCTCGCGCAGATCGCCGGCGAGGCCGGGGTGACCTCCGCGGGGTTGCTGCATCACTTCTCCTCGAAAGAGCAGTTGCTGCACGCCGTTCTCGACGCACGCGACGCCCAGGACCTCGAGGATGCCGATATCGGCGGCGACCTCCTGGTCGAGATCCGCAAGGTGGTCACCCGGATGGAAGATCATCCGGAACTGGTCGGCACCTTCGTGGTGCTGCTCGTCGAAAACCTGACGCCCGAGGCGCCGCTGCACGATCGGATGCTCGATCGGTGGCATACCGCTGTCGAGCTCGTCGTCCAAGCGATTCGCAGAGGCCAGGACAGCGGCCGGTACCGGCGCGATATCGATCCACGGATGCGTGCGGTGGAAATCGTCGCCTTCTTGAACGGAATGGAGATCTCATGGCTGCTCGATCGTTCGATCCCGCTGGCCGACGTATTCAACGGTTACACCGAGTCGCTGGCCCGCGACTTGGCGGCGAAGGAGATGTGA
- a CDS encoding MlaE family ABC transporter permease — translation MTTRTPYWIQVKDRFEGPLQTVGGLFAMTADAVRFAFRRPFQTREFLEQAWFIVRVSLVPTLLVAIPFTVLVSFTLNILLRELGAADLSGAGAAFGAVTQVGPMVTVLIVAGSGATAMCADLGSRTIREEIAAMEVLGIDPVQRLVTPRMLASGLVAVLLNSLVCIIGVVGGYVFSVYVQDVNPGAFVAGITLLTGINEVIISSVKALLFGFVAGMVACYRGLIVTGGAKAVGNAVNETVVYAFMSLFAINVMVTAIGIQLTTG, via the coding sequence ATGACCACCCGCACCCCGTACTGGATACAGGTCAAGGACCGGTTCGAAGGACCTCTCCAGACAGTGGGCGGGTTGTTCGCCATGACCGCCGACGCGGTGCGATTCGCCTTCCGCCGGCCCTTCCAGACCCGGGAGTTCCTCGAACAGGCGTGGTTCATCGTGCGGGTCTCGCTGGTGCCCACCCTGCTGGTGGCGATCCCGTTCACCGTGCTGGTGAGCTTCACGCTCAATATCCTGCTGCGCGAGCTGGGCGCCGCCGATCTCTCCGGCGCCGGTGCGGCATTCGGTGCGGTGACCCAGGTGGGCCCCATGGTGACGGTGCTGATCGTGGCCGGATCCGGCGCCACCGCGATGTGCGCGGACCTGGGCTCCCGGACCATCCGGGAGGAGATCGCGGCCATGGAGGTACTCGGGATCGACCCGGTACAGCGGCTGGTCACACCGCGGATGCTGGCCTCCGGGCTGGTGGCGGTGCTGCTCAACAGCCTGGTCTGCATCATCGGCGTGGTCGGCGGCTACGTCTTCTCGGTGTACGTGCAGGACGTGAATCCGGGCGCGTTCGTCGCCGGGATCACCCTGCTCACCGGGATCAACGAGGTCATCATCTCCTCGGTGAAAGCCCTGCTCTTCGGGTTCGTCGCCGGGATGGTCGCCTGCTACCGCGGGCTGATCGTCACGGGCGGCGCCAAAGCTGTCGGCAACGCCGTCAACGAGACAGTGGTCTACGCGTTCATGTCGCTGTTCGCGATCAATGTGATGGTCACGGCCATCGGCATCCAATTGACGACCGGGTGA
- a CDS encoding MlaE family ABC transporter permease, translating to MTASEVLTARYPILIRRLRKPVDVLGRVGDHAIFYVKALAFAPMAAWRYKRETIRLIAEISMGAGTLAAFGGTVVIVSFLTLAAGGTLAVQGYSSLGDIGIEALTGFLSAFINVRISAPVMAGIGLAATFGAGVTAQLGAMRINEEIDALESIAIEPIAYLVGTRIVAGMVAITPLYAIAVVASFLASRFTTVVILGQSSGLYDHYFATFLNPIDLLWSFLQAILMAITILLIHTYFGFFAAGGPSGVGTAVGNAVRTSLIGVVTVTLLVSLAVYGSNGNFELSG from the coding sequence ATGACGGCCTCCGAGGTACTGACGGCCCGCTATCCGATTTTGATCCGCAGACTGCGAAAACCGGTGGATGTGCTGGGCCGGGTCGGCGACCACGCCATCTTCTACGTCAAGGCACTGGCCTTCGCGCCGATGGCGGCCTGGCGCTACAAGAGGGAGACGATCCGGCTGATCGCGGAGATCAGCATGGGCGCGGGCACATTGGCGGCCTTCGGCGGCACCGTGGTGATCGTCAGCTTCCTGACGCTGGCCGCCGGCGGCACCCTGGCGGTTCAGGGCTACAGCTCACTCGGCGACATCGGGATCGAGGCGCTCACCGGGTTCCTGTCCGCGTTCATCAACGTCCGGATCTCCGCGCCGGTGATGGCGGGTATCGGGCTGGCGGCGACGTTCGGGGCCGGTGTGACGGCCCAGCTCGGCGCCATGCGCATCAACGAGGAGATCGATGCGCTGGAATCCATTGCGATAGAGCCGATCGCCTATCTGGTCGGCACCCGGATCGTGGCCGGAATGGTCGCGATCACGCCCCTGTACGCCATCGCGGTGGTCGCCTCCTTCCTCGCCAGCCGGTTCACCACCGTGGTGATCCTGGGACAGTCCTCGGGGCTGTACGACCACTATTTCGCCACGTTCCTGAATCCGATCGATCTGCTGTGGTCGTTCCTGCAGGCGATCCTCATGGCGATCACCATTCTGCTCATCCACACCTACTTCGGGTTCTTCGCCGCCGGCGGACCGTCCGGGGTGGGAACGGCCGTGGGCAACGCGGTGCGGACATCACTGATCGGGGTGGTCACGGTGACGCTGCTGGTCTCGCTCGCCGTCTACGGATCCAACGGAAACTTCGAGCTGTCGGGGTAG
- a CDS encoding MCE family protein, with the protein MRFLAGAARPAAGLAAIAAGTAIVLLAVTLFRGGFADTAGVTVHSPRAGLVMYPDAEVKLRGVTVGAVSSIAERADGTAEIRLAIDRGNLARIPADVTVDIASTTVFGAKYIQLVPPERPSAGHLEPGQVFDVQSVTVEINTVFEQLTQVLGEIQPEKLNETLGALANAMRGRGDRVGQMMVDLESFLAELEPGLPALRADLAMAPQVAGTYADAAPALLDTVRNTTQLGRTLVAEQQQLDVLLMSLIGLADTGNRVVGDNGPGLVSSLDALVPTTDLTNRYHPALTCALDGLGYLASVTPVHVPGIGLSANFLWGVEPYKYPDHLPKVAASGGPQCSMLPVGYEDFPPFVVTDVGANPQAGPFRPELTLNTDSLARALFGPTAAGKGAP; encoded by the coding sequence TTGCGGTTCCTGGCCGGCGCCGCGCGACCGGCGGCGGGCCTGGCCGCGATCGCCGCCGGGACGGCGATCGTGCTACTGGCCGTGACCCTTTTCCGGGGCGGGTTCGCCGATACGGCCGGGGTCACGGTGCATTCACCGCGGGCCGGCCTGGTGATGTATCCGGACGCGGAGGTGAAACTGCGCGGCGTGACCGTCGGCGCGGTGTCCTCCATCGCCGAACGCGCGGACGGTACTGCCGAGATCCGGTTGGCGATCGATCGCGGCAACCTCGCGCGTATTCCCGCCGACGTGACCGTCGATATCGCGTCCACCACCGTATTCGGCGCCAAATACATCCAATTGGTGCCGCCCGAGCGGCCGTCGGCGGGTCATCTCGAACCGGGACAGGTGTTCGACGTCCAGAGTGTGACGGTCGAGATCAACACGGTGTTCGAACAACTCACCCAGGTACTGGGCGAGATCCAGCCCGAGAAGCTCAACGAAACCCTGGGCGCGCTGGCCAACGCGATGCGCGGGCGCGGGGACCGCGTCGGCCAGATGATGGTCGATCTGGAGTCGTTCCTGGCTGAGCTGGAACCGGGATTACCGGCGCTGCGCGCCGATCTCGCGATGGCGCCGCAGGTCGCGGGGACCTACGCCGACGCCGCGCCCGCTCTGCTGGACACCGTGCGCAACACCACCCAGCTGGGCCGGACCCTGGTGGCGGAGCAGCAGCAACTCGATGTGCTGCTCATGAGCTTGATCGGGCTCGCCGATACCGGTAACCGGGTAGTCGGCGACAACGGGCCGGGTCTGGTGAGCAGCCTCGACGCGCTGGTGCCCACCACCGACCTCACCAACCGGTACCACCCGGCGCTCACCTGCGCGCTGGACGGACTCGGCTATCTCGCGTCGGTGACACCCGTGCACGTGCCGGGGATCGGGTTGTCGGCGAATTTCCTCTGGGGTGTGGAGCCCTATAAGTATCCGGACCATCTGCCGAAAGTGGCGGCCTCGGGCGGACCTCAGTGCTCGATGCTGCCGGTGGGTTACGAGGACTTTCCGCCGTTCGTGGTCACCGATGTGGGCGCCAACCCGCAGGCCGGTCCGTTCCGTCCCGAGCTCACCTTGAATACCGACTCACTGGCCCGAGCGCTGTTCGGACCGACCGCGGCCGGGAAGGGAGCACCCTGA
- a CDS encoding MCE family protein — MSNRNTPLLKFGIFAVVMVVLSAGLILVFGEYRSGSTTEYSAVFADSSGLRTGDTVRVSGVVVGSVRGVTLEQDKRVRVDFDADRSLPLTTGTQVAVRYLNLVGDRYLALTDRPGNELPAGGQLPQENTAGALDLDLLLGGLKPVIQGLNARDVNALTWSLLEIVQGKEGTVNSILGRTASFSAALADNNEIIEQLIDNLNTVMTTLASEGGEFSGLVDRLEQLITQLSNDRDPIAAAIDSLESGTATVADLLTQGRPPLAGAIDQVNQLAANIDDDSQTLDTALQKAPENFRKLVRTGAYGNFIQYYLCDLTIRVNDLSGQVVEIPAAVQTDGRCAP, encoded by the coding sequence ATGAGCAACCGGAACACCCCGCTGCTGAAGTTCGGGATTTTCGCCGTGGTGATGGTGGTGCTCTCGGCCGGCCTGATCCTCGTGTTCGGGGAGTACCGCAGCGGCTCCACCACTGAGTACTCGGCAGTTTTCGCCGATTCGTCCGGTCTGCGCACCGGCGACACGGTGCGGGTCTCCGGGGTGGTGGTGGGCTCGGTGCGCGGTGTCACGCTGGAGCAGGACAAGCGGGTACGGGTGGATTTCGACGCCGACCGCTCCCTGCCGTTGACCACCGGGACCCAGGTAGCGGTGCGGTATCTGAATCTCGTCGGCGACCGCTATCTCGCGCTCACCGATCGCCCGGGTAACGAACTGCCCGCCGGCGGGCAGCTCCCGCAGGAGAACACGGCCGGCGCACTGGATCTGGATCTGCTGCTGGGCGGTCTGAAACCGGTGATCCAGGGCCTCAACGCCCGGGATGTGAACGCGCTGACCTGGTCGCTGCTGGAGATCGTGCAGGGCAAGGAGGGCACGGTGAATTCCATCCTGGGCCGGACCGCCTCGTTCTCCGCCGCCTTGGCCGACAACAACGAGATCATCGAACAGCTGATCGACAACCTGAACACGGTGATGACGACGCTGGCGTCCGAGGGCGGTGAGTTCTCCGGCCTGGTGGACCGGCTCGAACAGCTGATCACCCAGCTGAGCAACGACCGCGACCCGATCGCGGCCGCGATCGATTCGCTGGAATCGGGTACGGCCACGGTCGCGGATCTGCTCACCCAGGGCCGCCCGCCGCTGGCCGGCGCGATCGATCAGGTCAATCAGCTGGCCGCCAATATCGACGACGACAGCCAGACCCTCGACACGGCCCTGCAGAAAGCTCCGGAGAACTTCCGGAAGCTGGTGCGCACCGGGGCCTACGGCAACTTCATCCAGTACTACCTGTGCGATCTGACCATCCGGGTCAATGACCTGTCCGGGCAGGTCGTCGAGATCCCCGCAGCCGTACAGACCGACGGAAGGTGCGCTCCCTGA
- a CDS encoding MCE family protein yields MFRYRGRHLLRHGLVGIVLIVCVISLGLQSQQVIAWGTTVRYQAVFEEAGGLEAGDEVIVSGVQVGTITDVALEHGDALVVFTVRSSVPVGADSTVQIKTGSLLGKRIMTLVSRGEENLRPLATIPVERTSSPYSLTDALGDLTTNAGAMDTDSLNSSLDLLSSTLDTIAPQLGPAFDGLSELSKSVNSRNTALSDLLKASREVTGILADRSGQVNTMLLNANTLIGVLDERRQAIATLLANTAAVADQLTQLVADNEAELGPALDRLNSVAELLQRNRDNIAKAIPGLAKASLTQGEAVSGGPFYNAYVANLIPAQWIRPFVDAAFGGSIPQPPAPQPGAPR; encoded by the coding sequence ATGTTTCGATACCGCGGAAGACATCTGCTGCGGCACGGCCTGGTCGGGATCGTGCTCATCGTCTGTGTCATCTCTTTGGGGCTGCAGTCGCAGCAGGTGATCGCCTGGGGCACGACCGTGCGCTATCAGGCCGTTTTCGAAGAGGCGGGCGGACTGGAAGCCGGGGACGAGGTGATCGTGTCGGGCGTTCAGGTCGGCACGATCACCGATGTCGCACTCGAGCACGGTGACGCGCTGGTGGTGTTCACTGTGCGGAGCTCGGTCCCGGTCGGCGCCGACAGCACCGTGCAGATCAAAACCGGTTCGCTGCTGGGTAAACGGATAATGACGCTGGTCTCGCGGGGCGAGGAGAATCTGCGCCCGCTGGCCACCATCCCCGTCGAACGCACCTCCTCGCCGTACTCGCTGACCGACGCGCTCGGCGATCTCACCACCAATGCCGGCGCGATGGACACCGATTCGCTGAACAGTTCGCTGGACCTGCTCTCCTCCACCCTCGATACGATCGCCCCGCAGCTGGGTCCGGCGTTCGACGGGCTGTCGGAACTGTCGAAATCCGTCAACAGCCGCAATACCGCGCTCAGCGACCTGCTCAAAGCCTCGCGGGAGGTCACCGGGATCCTCGCCGACCGCAGCGGGCAGGTGAACACCATGCTGCTCAACGCCAATACGCTGATCGGAGTGCTCGACGAGCGTCGGCAGGCGATCGCGACCCTATTGGCCAACACCGCGGCCGTCGCCGACCAGCTCACCCAGTTGGTCGCCGACAACGAAGCCGAGCTGGGGCCGGCCCTGGACCGGCTGAACTCGGTGGCCGAACTCCTGCAACGCAATCGGGACAATATAGCCAAGGCCATTCCGGGCCTGGCCAAAGCATCGCTCACCCAGGGCGAGGCCGTCTCGGGCGGCCCGTTCTACAACGCCTACGTCGCCAACCTGATCCCGGCGCAATGGATCCGGCCGTTCGTGGACGCCGCGTTCGGCGGGTCGATCCCGCAACCACCCGCACCGCAACCGGGAGCGCCACGATGA
- a CDS encoding MCE family protein, which yields MNRKLIGRVAAGALAVAVVLAAFVVVNRTLLAPLTVRAIFSTATAIYPGDDVRISGVKVGTIADIRPGGATVEMELHLDRGVRVPAEAGAVIVAQSLVDSRYVQLTPAYRGQGETLPDDAVIPLERTAVPVEWDEIKTQLTRLATELGPDGDQSSGPAGRFIDSAADALAGNGDKLRQVLAQLSGVGRILSAGSGDIADTIKNLQVFVTALRDSNVQIVQFQNRLATLTSVLADSRSDLDAALNNLSIAVGEVQRFVSENRDKASEQVGRLADVTQNLVDNRGELEELLHIFPTSLANFYNIYNPDTGTEAGVFVLNNFSNPIEFVCGGIASVENIGAAEAARKCRDYLGPVLGLMNFNYLPVPVNPGLGPSASPDNVIYSEPDLVPAAQAVNPAAPPPPPAPTLADILFPGGR from the coding sequence ATGAACCGGAAACTGATCGGGCGGGTGGCCGCGGGCGCGCTGGCGGTCGCGGTGGTTCTCGCCGCGTTCGTCGTGGTGAATCGGACACTGCTCGCGCCCCTCACGGTCCGCGCGATCTTCAGCACAGCCACCGCCATCTACCCGGGTGACGATGTGCGGATCTCCGGGGTGAAAGTCGGCACGATTGCCGATATCCGGCCCGGGGGCGCCACGGTGGAGATGGAACTGCACCTGGACCGGGGTGTGCGGGTTCCGGCCGAGGCAGGTGCGGTCATCGTCGCGCAGAGTCTCGTCGACTCCCGATATGTGCAGCTCACCCCCGCTTACCGAGGGCAGGGCGAGACCTTGCCGGACGATGCGGTGATCCCGCTGGAACGCACCGCGGTACCGGTGGAATGGGACGAGATCAAAACACAGCTCACTCGGCTGGCCACCGAACTGGGACCCGACGGCGACCAGAGCTCCGGTCCCGCCGGCCGGTTCATCGACAGCGCCGCCGACGCTCTCGCCGGCAACGGCGACAAACTGCGGCAGGTGCTGGCACAGCTGTCCGGAGTGGGCCGGATCCTGTCCGCCGGCAGCGGCGATATCGCCGACACCATCAAGAATCTCCAGGTCTTCGTCACCGCGCTGCGCGACAGCAATGTGCAGATCGTGCAGTTCCAGAACCGGCTCGCGACGCTCACCAGTGTGCTGGCCGACAGCCGCTCCGATCTCGACGCGGCGCTGAACAATCTCTCCATCGCGGTCGGGGAGGTCCAGCGGTTCGTCTCGGAGAACCGGGACAAGGCCAGTGAACAGGTGGGACGGCTCGCCGACGTCACCCAGAACCTCGTGGACAATCGCGGCGAACTCGAGGAGCTGCTGCACATCTTCCCGACCAGCCTGGCCAACTTCTACAACATCTACAACCCCGATACCGGTACCGAGGCAGGGGTTTTCGTGCTGAACAACTTCTCCAATCCGATCGAGTTCGTCTGCGGCGGCATCGCCAGCGTGGAGAACATCGGCGCCGCGGAAGCGGCGCGCAAATGCCGCGACTATCTGGGGCCGGTGCTCGGACTGATGAACTTCAACTATCTGCCGGTGCCGGTGAATCCGGGTCTCGGCCCGTCGGCGTCGCCGGACAATGTCATCTACAGCGAACCCGACCTGGTTCCGGCGGCGCAAGCGGTGAACCCCGCCGCCCCGCCCCCGCCCCCGGCGCCCACCCTCGCCGATATCCTCTTCCCCGGCGGGCGGTGA
- a CDS encoding MCE family protein codes for MATPGRRRKLRRAVMGCACVVVTASGCAWDGVNSLPLPGAIGRGPDATTLYVEMADVGTLTPNSPVLIDDVVVGSIGDIHVENWHALVEVSIQPGDVVPANAQARVGQTSLLGSMHLALDPPPGQQPRGQLQSGARIELDDTATYPSTEQTLASLSVVVNGGGLGQIGDIVGSLGAAFEGRETDIRALLDRLDVFLGTLDAQRSDIVATIDGLNRLGGTFAAQRDVLTDALHKIPPALDVLLAERPNLVTALDRLRTFSDTTSGVLNTVHDDLLTNLRNLEPTLRALAEVGPDINKAIAFATVFPYGQYLVDNGVRGDFINLFATVDLTIPRLRRELLLGTPWGDPTAVIQAAVGDPGYAEQTKNPLGFGVAAPPVPAPAPAPAPAPEPAPVPAPPPAPAPGLPFPLPQIPLPQIPLPPGIGGN; via the coding sequence ATGGCGACACCGGGACGTCGACGAAAGTTGCGCAGGGCTGTCATGGGCTGTGCGTGCGTGGTGGTGACCGCTTCCGGGTGCGCCTGGGACGGGGTGAACTCGCTACCGTTGCCGGGCGCCATCGGCCGTGGTCCCGACGCGACGACGCTGTACGTGGAAATGGCCGATGTCGGGACGCTGACGCCGAATTCGCCGGTCCTGATCGACGATGTGGTGGTCGGCAGTATCGGTGATATCCACGTCGAGAACTGGCACGCGCTGGTGGAAGTATCCATCCAGCCCGGCGACGTGGTGCCCGCGAACGCGCAGGCCCGGGTCGGGCAGACCAGCCTGCTCGGTTCGATGCACCTGGCCCTGGATCCGCCGCCCGGTCAGCAGCCGCGCGGGCAGCTGCAGTCCGGTGCCCGGATCGAACTGGACGACACCGCGACCTACCCCTCGACCGAGCAGACCCTGGCCTCGCTGTCGGTGGTGGTCAACGGCGGCGGTCTGGGGCAGATCGGGGATATCGTCGGCAGCCTCGGCGCGGCGTTCGAGGGCCGGGAGACCGATATCCGCGCGCTACTGGACCGCCTCGACGTCTTCCTCGGCACACTCGACGCCCAGCGCTCCGATATCGTCGCCACGATCGACGGTCTCAACCGGCTCGGCGGCACGTTCGCCGCGCAGCGGGACGTGCTCACCGACGCCCTGCACAAGATCCCGCCGGCACTGGACGTGCTGCTCGCGGAGCGGCCGAATCTGGTCACCGCCCTCGACCGGTTGCGCACCTTCAGCGACACCACCTCCGGTGTCCTGAACACCGTGCACGACGATCTGCTCACCAATCTGCGCAATCTGGAACCGACGCTGCGGGCGCTGGCCGAGGTCGGGCCCGACATCAACAAGGCGATCGCGTTCGCGACCGTGTTCCCGTACGGGCAGTACCTGGTCGACAACGGGGTGCGCGGTGATTTCATCAACCTGTTCGCGACGGTGGATCTGACGATCCCGCGATTGCGTCGCGAACTGCTGCTGGGCACTCCGTGGGGTGATCCCACCGCGGTCATCCAGGCGGCCGTCGGCGACCCGGGATATGCGGAGCAGACCAAGAATCCGCTCGGATTCGGTGTCGCCGCGCCCCCGGTCCCGGCCCCCGCCCCCGCTCCTGCTCCTGCCCCGGAGCCGGCCCCCGTACCGGCTCCGCCTCCCGCACCGGCGCCCGGTCTGCCGTTCCCGTTGCCGCAGATTCCGCTACCTCAGATACCCCTGCCGCCCGGAATCGGAGGCAACTGA